The Chitiniphilus purpureus sequence CGAGGAAAGACTGTTCGCACAGTTGCTGCAGGTGGCGGGCCGTGCTGGCCGCGCCGGGCAGGCCGGGCGCGTGCTGATCCAGACCCAGTATCCCGAGCATCCGTTCTATGCCGCGCTGGTGGCGGGCGATTACGCCGCGTTCGCCGATGCACAGCTGGCTGAGCGGCGCAGCCTCGCGCTGCCGCCGTATGCCGCCTGGGCCATCGTGCGCGCCCAGGCCCGCGAGCAGGCGACTGCACTGGCGTTCCTGCGCGAAGCTGCCGCACAATTGGCCGGTTTTCCGATCCAGGTGGCGGAACCCGTGCCGGCAGCCATGGCGCGCAAGGCCGGCTGGGAGCGTGCCCACGTGGTGCTGAGCGCCCCGGGGCGCGCGCCCCTGCAGGTGGCGCTGCGGCATCTGGCCGCCACGTTGTCGGAAAACCCGCCGCGCGGGGTGCGTTGGTTGCTGGACGTCGACCCGCACGAGTTCTAGCTGGCACGGGGCAGGTGCCGCGCCGCCGGCAGTCGTGCCCGCACAATCAATCCGCGCCCCAGGGGCGCAATGGCAGAAGGTGAGCGAAGCGAATGGCAACGACCCCCGGCGATCTGGTCCGTCTGATCGTTCATGGCAAGGCGGCCGCCGATCCGGAACTGCGCGAAGCGGTGCTTGCCGCGCGCAACCAGGGCCACCGGCTGGAAGTGCGCGTCACCTGGGAGCAGGGCGATGCAGCGCGTTTCACGCATGAGGCGGTTGCCGAAGGGGCCGCCACCGTGATCGCCGGCGGCGGCGACGGCACACTCAACGAAGTGGCGGGGGCAATCCTGGCGCACGACATCGAGCAACGGCCGGTGCTGGGGCTGGTGCCGCTCGGCACGGCCAACGATTTCGCGCATGGCGCCGGCATCCCGCTTGCACCGCTGCCGGCATTGCGCCTGGCGTTGGCCGGTCCGATCGCCACGGTCGACGCGGGGCGGGTGAACGAGCGCATCTTCGTCAACATGGCCACCGGCGGCTTCGGCACCCAGCTCACCGTCGATACGCCGTCCGAGCAGAAGGAACTGCTGGGCGGTTTCGCCTATCTGCTGACCGGACTGCGCCGCTTCACCTCGATCACCGCTGATTACGGCAAGGTGGTCGGACCCGGCTTCAATTGGGAAGGCGACTTCCTGGTGCTGGCGGTGGGCAACGGCTCGCAGGCCGGTGGCGGCCACCTGCTGTGCCCACAGGCACGGCTGGACAATGGTCTGCTCGATCTGCGCATCCTGGCGGGCGAGGAACTGCTGCCCACGCTGCTGGAGCGGCTGATCGACGGCGAGGAGGCCGAAAGCGTGGTCAGTGCGCGTGTGCCATGGTTGACGCTGGAAACGCCGCACCCCGTCCATCTGAACCTGGATGGCGAACCGCTGGCCGGAACCCATTTCAGGATCGAGGCGCTGCCGGGGGCGTTGCGGTTTCGCCTGCCCGGCTACTGCCCGTTGCTCGACCGCGCGGTCGGCTGAACCGCGGCGGAGCCCGCATGGCGCGGCGCCGGCCAGACGCCGCGGACCATCGGGAACGGGTGCCTCAGATGGCGTCCTCGTTGGTTTCGCCGGTCCGGATGCGCACCACGTATTCCACCGGAGTGACGAAGATCTTGCCATCGCCGATCTTGCCGGTACGCGCGGCGTTGACGATGGCCTCGATCGCCGCCTCCACCTGCTCATCGGCCAGGATCACCTCGACCTTGGTCTTGGGCAGGAAGTCGACCACGTATTCGGCGCCCCGGTACAGCTCGGTGTGACCTTTCTGGCGGCCGAAGCCCTTGACCTCGATGACCGTCAGGCCCGAGATGCCAAGGTCGGACAAGGCTTCGCGCACTTCGTCCAGTTTGAACGGCTTGATGATCGCTTCGATCTTCTTCATATGGGGGATGCTCCTAGTCGAATTGAACGGCCTGACCATCAGGCCGGATGATCAGCGCCCCGGATCCAGCCGCAGCGTGCGCGCGTTGCCGCTGCCGCCGAGCAGATTCAGCAGCGGGGCGAACTGGGCCTCCTGGCCGCTTGCGGGGGTGAAGGTCAGCTCGCCCTGCGGTCCGGTGCCCGTCAGACGTCCGTTGCCGACAATGGCCAGCGTGCCGCCGAGCGGGGCGATCTGCCAGGTCGGCACGCTGCCTTCACGACCCAGGGTGATGCGGTAGTCGCCGAACGGATTGGCGTTCGGGGTCACCATGGCGTTGGCACGTAGCCATTGGACCACCGTGGCGTTCCAATCCGTGCGTGACAACAGCGGCGCGTCGATGCGCAGCTCGCCGCCAAGCTGGATCGCGGCCAGGCGCTTGTCCAGCGCGAACAGCGGGGCGGCCGGCAGCTGCAGCGCAACGGCCTCGGCCCGGGCGCCGCCGGCACCCAGCACCAGCCTTGCCTGGCCGGGCTGATCCCGATGCCGCGTGCTCAGTTGCCAGGCCAGCTCGCCCCGCAGCAACGCCGCCGGTTGCCACTGCCAGCGCACATCCTGCAGCAGCTGCATGCCATTGACGC is a genomic window containing:
- the yegS gene encoding lipid kinase YegS; translation: MATTPGDLVRLIVHGKAAADPELREAVLAARNQGHRLEVRVTWEQGDAARFTHEAVAEGAATVIAGGGDGTLNEVAGAILAHDIEQRPVLGLVPLGTANDFAHGAGIPLAPLPALRLALAGPIATVDAGRVNERIFVNMATGGFGTQLTVDTPSEQKELLGGFAYLLTGLRRFTSITADYGKVVGPGFNWEGDFLVLAVGNGSQAGGGHLLCPQARLDNGLLDLRILAGEELLPTLLERLIDGEEAESVVSARVPWLTLETPHPVHLNLDGEPLAGTHFRIEALPGALRFRLPGYCPLLDRAVG
- the gspN gene encoding type II secretion system protein N — its product is MRRRVSRLGWWFGALLLLFALARLPAVLFIGQLPAPWQAGSVEGTLWQGRIGQLGVNGMQLLQDVRWQWQPAALLRGELAWQLSTRHRDQPGQARLVLGAGGARAEAVALQLPAAPLFALDKRLAAIQLGGELRIDAPLLSRTDWNATVVQWLRANAMVTPNANPFGDYRITLGREGSVPTWQIAPLGGTLAIVGNGRLTGTGPQGELTFTPASGQEAQFAPLLNLLGGSGNARTLRLDPGR
- a CDS encoding P-II family nitrogen regulator, with translation MKKIEAIIKPFKLDEVREALSDLGISGLTVIEVKGFGRQKGHTELYRGAEYVVDFLPKTKVEVILADEQVEAAIEAIVNAARTGKIGDGKIFVTPVEYVVRIRTGETNEDAI